Genomic window (Isachenkonia alkalipeptolytica):
TGAGCTCTACTAGTATATCCACTGTTACGTCGTACATATTCGCAATTTGGTACAGCGTTTCTCCAGACTGAACAATATGAACCTCGCCATCGGGTTCCGGATCAGGGTCTGGCTCTGGTTCCGGGTCTGGTTCCGGCTCTGGTTCCGGCTCAGGATCTAATTCCTCTCCTTCCGGCAACAGAATTTCCTGTCCTTCATAAATCACATTGGGATCTTCAATGTCGTTGATCTCCACTAGAATATCCACAGTGGTTTCATACTGACTTGCGATGCTGTGTAAAGTCTCTCCCCCCTGGACGATGTGAACCTCTCCCGGCTCCGTACCGAAGATCATCTCCGATACCGTCACAAATTCATAACCCTGATCTGTCAGTTCTTCAATAATATTTGGTAGGGCCTCCGGGGTATTTACCGCTTCATGGTTTACATGCAGCAGTACGATGGCTCCCGGTTCGATATCCCTGATTACCCTGTCATAAATGACTTCAGGAGATGGTGCCTGCCAGTCCAAGGTATCGATGGTCCACTGAATAGCATAGGAATAACCGGCTTCCCCAACGAGGTTTAAGACCTCTTGATTAAAGGATCCGTAGGGGGCTCGAAACAGTCTGCTCATCTCCTGGCCCGTTGCCTCTAAGGCCGCTTTCTCCGTTAAATGAAGTTCTTCAAAAATTTCCTCTGCGGATAGTTCTGTGAAATCCCGATGGGTATGAGAATGGTTCGCCATCTCGTGACCTTCATTTACTACTCTTCTTGCCTGTTCCGGGTGATCCTCAATGGCCTCCCCGTTTAAGAAAAATGTTGCGGCAACACCATACTCCGCCAATACATCCAATACATCGTCGGTAATATCCGCAGCATAACCGTCATCAAAAGTTAACGCTACTTTCGGTTCATCACCTGGACCTTGACGAATGACTTCTGATGAAGCGTAAACTTGAATCGGTGATAAGGCGATAATCAAGGTTATACTAAGAATCATAGGAAGAATTTTTTTTATGATGGTTCCTCTTTGTCGTTCTCTCATGAAATTCGCTCCTTTATTTCCGTTCACAATGGGATTTTGCCCTCACAATGGTTTTTTTTCCTCACAATGGGATTTTGCTCGCTGACAATATTCGTTTTTTCTCTTTTGTTATCCGATAATAATCGGGGTTTTTTCTGCCTTTTGTTCTTTAGACGAAAGGCCCTCTCCTTTCGTTCCCTACTCCCTATTATCTTGTTTTTTCAAACTCAGTGTCTTATGAATATCTTTCGTTATGCTATCGATCAACCGATTTTCGACTCTCCGATTCTTCGATTCTCCGGCTCTCTCGATCTGTTCCGTCAAAACTTATTATATTCCATTTATACCCAATTGCTTTGAGGCGAAACCTGCACCATAGTCCTAAGTATTGATTTCAAGTCCTTCAAGCAGTCCTAGTCAGATTATTTTTTCACAAATTTGTCTTTTTCACTATACAGATGGAAGAAATCCCGCTATAATGTTTATAGTTGGTTTTAGTACCTGGTTATAACTTTGATTTATTTCGAACTTATTACTTGCGAATTGCTTACGAAAATTATTGCGGTACTGATCCCCCACTTATTCCCACCTCGTCTTGCGGCGGGTGCAAATCGTTTAAATCAACAAAGGAGAGATGAAATCATAGAACTAATGGATCTGTTTAAAATTCAGGACTATATGGAAAAAGAAATTCAAGACTTTGCCAGCATCTCCGAAAATGCTCTGGGAGAAGAAAATACTTTCGACTTACGTTTCCTGGCCTTGCAGGTGAAAACCGGGGAGCTGGCCAATCTGACCAAATGCTACAAATACAATGCCAAAACACCGGAGATTTCCGAGGAGAAACTGTTCCTAAGAGCCCTAGATGCTTTCCAACTGCTTCTTTCCATCGGTAATGTCCACCAACTGAATTTCATAACCTTGGATGCCATTGAAGCTGTACCCGGGGAAGAAAATCAGATTAAAACCTTTTCAGCGATTTTTGATGGAATTGCAAAGCTTCGCACCGTCCTGGAAAGCGGGGATTATTACCATGGACTGAATCTGTACATCCGGCTTTTTGCCCACTATATCTACCTGGCGCGGCATCTGAAGATTGATTTCGAAAAGATATATCGGTATTTTTTGATGCGGTATCCGATTCCCGAAAGTCTTTTGGAAAAAACTGATTAATTGCACTTTTTGTTATTGTATTGTCAACCCATGGAACGATGGGGTATAATTTTATAAAATTCATGATATCTACGGATATCGAAAGTGAGGAATTATTTATGAGTCAAAGTAATCAAGCCAAAGAGTGGTCTAATCCCACACCGGCAGGCCTGGTGGCCCTGGCCATCGCATGTTTTTGTTTTTTCGCCCTTCTTACGGGAAGAGTCACCGAGGCGGCATTGCCCTTACTGGGAATCTGGCTGCTTGGCGGGTTTGTGGTACAGGTCATTGTGGCCATTATCGACCTTAAAGGCGGAAACACCACCGGCGGAAACACCTTCTTATTTTTCAGCGCCTTTTTCATGCTGGTGGGAGGACTGGAAATGATTTATAAGTTTCAAATGGCCAGCAGCAATGTGGTGCTGGATGCCCGAATTGACGGATGGGCCTGGATGGTCCTGACCATCGTGATTTTACTATGGACCCCGGCGTTTTTAAAAACCCCCTTGGTCCTTAGCTTAATCGTCTTTGCCCTAAACATTGCACTGCCCTTTATCACCCTGATGGACTTAGAGATTTTATCCGCGGATTTCGCCTTCATTCCCGCCTATGCCTTATTAGTAGCAGGCATTTTGGGGATTTATATGTCCGCGGCGATGATCGTAAACGGCGCCTTCGGTCGGGAAGTTTACCCGATGCCCGGTCCGATTTTAAAGGACCGGAAAGCTGAAACCGCTGAAGTGGAAAAAACCGCTGCGGCTGCCCTAGCAGAAGATCGAAAAGCAGCTACCTCGCTAAGCTAGGTAGCTTAGCAAAATAGCGCAGAGATAGCACAAAGGGGACGGAGGTATTTGAGTCATCATGACTCAAATACCTCCGTCCCCTTTGGTTTACCCTTTGGTTTGTCCTTTGGTTTATATTAATCCACCGGGAGCTGATATTCATAGTCCCGGGGTTTGATTCCGTCGTGCTCCGCCGGATCGTAGGGTTCCGGCCGGACGAAGTAGACCCGCTCTTCCAAGAACATGGGAAGGTGGAACCACCTTGGCCGTCCTCCGCTGCTACGGTGGACATGGACCGAAACATGGGCTTCGCAGTGTTCCGTGGGCTCCGTGCCTTCGATGAAAAGCTCGGTGACTACCTGGGAGCCCCTGGGATCCCGTTCACAAAGATCCGTGGGGAGTTTCCCCGAGATCCTGCAGACTTCCACCTCGATAATGTTACCGGGGCGGGCAAATTCCTGATTGGAATAGCCCTCTTCGTCATGAATCCTGCCCATAACCTTCGACCACAGCCGGGCGGATACCTCGCTGCTTCTGCCCAGTGGCTCCCCCCGGTCGTATCCGATCCAGGTGGCGGCGGAAAGGTAGGGAGTGTATCCCACAAACCAGGCATC
Coding sequences:
- a CDS encoding LysM peptidoglycan-binding domain-containing protein; amino-acid sequence: MRERQRGTIIKKILPMILSITLIIALSPIQVYASSEVIRQGPGDEPKVALTFDDGYAADITDDVLDVLAEYGVAATFFLNGEAIEDHPEQARRVVNEGHEMANHSHTHRDFTELSAEEIFEELHLTEKAALEATGQEMSRLFRAPYGSFNQEVLNLVGEAGYSYAIQWTIDTLDWQAPSPEVIYDRVIRDIEPGAIVLLHVNHEAVNTPEALPNIIEELTDQGYEFVTVSEMIFGTEPGEVHIVQGGETLHSIASQYETTVDILVEINDIEDPNVIYEGQEILLPEGEELDPEPEPEPEPDPEPEPDPDPEPDGEVHIVQSGETLYQIANMYDVTVDILVELNDLEDPNVINEGQELYLPEGVETDPDPDPDPDPDPDPDPGPEPDQTYYVQAGDSLQSIAEAFEIPLEDLLIANRIQNPKHVFVGESLRIPGESPDPKEEGLEEGEWLDSQDYSDIWIEADESMGRLASDYRVTLEKLFDKDGELNQNLRIDQPQIKRR
- a CDS encoding dUTP diphosphatase yields the protein MDLFKIQDYMEKEIQDFASISENALGEENTFDLRFLALQVKTGELANLTKCYKYNAKTPEISEEKLFLRALDAFQLLLSIGNVHQLNFITLDAIEAVPGEENQIKTFSAIFDGIAKLRTVLESGDYYHGLNLYIRLFAHYIYLARHLKIDFEKIYRYFLMRYPIPESLLEKTD
- a CDS encoding acetate uptake transporter family protein, which gives rise to MSQSNQAKEWSNPTPAGLVALAIACFCFFALLTGRVTEAALPLLGIWLLGGFVVQVIVAIIDLKGGNTTGGNTFLFFSAFFMLVGGLEMIYKFQMASSNVVLDARIDGWAWMVLTIVILLWTPAFLKTPLVLSLIVFALNIALPFITLMDLEILSADFAFIPAYALLVAGILGIYMSAAMIVNGAFGREVYPMPGPILKDRKAETAEVEKTAAAALAEDRKAATSLS